The Chromatiales bacterium DNA segment ACATCATCGATGCGCGCGTCCATGGCCGAGTACACCCGCTCCTGCTGAAACAGGTTCTTGCGGATCGCGGGGTCGCCCTTGATCTGGCGCCACTGTGGGCGCTCGACCGGCATGCGTTCAGTGGACGGCAGCGCGTGCAGGTCGAAGTCCGCACAAAGGCAGGCCACCACGCGACCGTCACGGACCACGGGCTGAATCGCGGTGATGCAGGCCCGGCGTGTGACCCGCGAAAAATACACCTCCGACAGCGACAGCGTCTGGCACCCCGCGCTCTCACGCAAGTAGGGGCGGTCCGAGAGATCCTGGCCAACGACGTCGGGGTCGATCCCGTCGGGTTCGACGTTGCCGCTGATCTGGCGCCCGCCCGGATCGACCACATAGGCGAGCTGCGGATCCGGCAGCAACGCAAGGCCATTGGCGAGCGTGAGATCGAGCTGGATCCGATCCGCGAGCACGACGGCACAGCGGGTCGCCAGCACGCTCATCGATAGCGCGAGCTGGAGCCTCAGCTCGAGTCTCTGTTCGCTGATCTTGGCCTTTAGAGCCGTTTCCATGGTCCATCCCGTATTGTGGTGGT contains these protein-coding regions:
- a CDS encoding PDC sensor domain-containing protein; this translates as METALKAKISEQRLELRLQLALSMSVLATRCAVVLADRIQLDLTLANGLALLPDPQLAYVVDPGGRQISGNVEPDGIDPDVVGQDLSDRPYLRESAGCQTLSLSEVYFSRVTRRACITAIQPVVRDGRVVACLCADFDLHALPSTERMPVERPQWRQIKGDPAIRKNLFQQERVYSAMDARIDDVSALVSQLIREHGVFHAKLHYSSSRATLWQIDDPFCYRLHVLDEILAPDVCLAYPRRPYHERAIVPPDTVAQVFDRMRDLREADSTIYLRSASLNVINGLVGLNFSCDGSHYMPAAEFLAKPPEFWFGCTLK